The genomic segment CATGGTTAGCGTCGCGGACTCCGAATCCCCGCGTCACTACTCGGTCCGTGACTTTGGCGCGGTGGGTGATGGCATACACATGGACACCGCAGCGATTCAGAAGGCGGTGGATGCGGCGGAGAATGGCGGCGTTGTCGAGTTTCCGGCGGGGACGTATCTGAGCGGGACGATCTTGCTGAAGAGCGGGGTTACGTTGCATCTCGATTTTGGGGCGACGTTGTTGGGCAGCACGGATCTCGCGGATTTCCCGGTTCTCGACTGCCCGTACCGCTCGTACACGGACAAATACACGCAGCGCGCGCTGCTTTGGGGATACGGTCTGCATGACATTGTGTTGACGGGTCATGGGACGATAAGCGGGCAGGGCGCGACGTTCGAGGGCAAGCCTTATCTGGAGCGCCCGTTCATTATCCGGTTCGTACAGTGCTCCAACGTGCGCGTGGAGGATTTGTCGCTTCGAGACGCGCCGATGTGGATGCAGCATTACCTGGCCTGCGACGGCGTGTACGTGCGCGGTATTCAGGTGTGGAATCACTGCAACAAGAACAACGACATGATCGACATCGACGGGTGCCGCGACGTGCGCATCTCCGATTGCATCAGCGACACGGACGACGATGGTCTTACGCTGAAGAGCACGTCGGACCGGGCCTGCGAGAACGTGGTCATCGCGAATTGCATTCTCGCGAGTCACTGCAACGCGTTAAAAATGGGTACGGAATCCAACGGCGGGTTCAAGAATATCGCGATCTCGAATTGTGCCATTCGACAATCGGCCGACGACCAGCCGATCGCGGGTCGCCGTGAGGGCATTTCGGGGATTTCGCTGGAAATCGTCGATGGCGGCACTCTAGATCAGGTCGTCGTCAGCAACGTGACCATCGACGGTGTACTCGTGCCGCTCTTCTTGCGGCTGGGCGACCGCGCGCGGCCATTCAAGCCGGACATGCCAAAGCCTGGCGTCGGCCGGTTCCGCAATGTTGTACTGAGCAACATCGTCGCGAAGGGTGCGTCGAAACTGGGGTGCTCCATCACGGGATTGCCGGAGCATCCCATCGAAAACGTGACGTTGGACAACATTCGGATTGAATACGCGGGTGGGGGTACGTTGGAGGATGCCGGGCGCGCGGTGGATGAATTGCCGGACAAGTATCCCGAGGCATTCATGTTCGGGACATTGCCAGCCTATGGATTCTACTGCCGTCACGTGGACGGGTTGACGTTGCGCAATGCGGGCGTATCCGTCGCGAGCGAGGATCGCCGGCCTGCGCTGGTGTGCGATGACGTGACACGGTTGCACATCGAGCAATTCGACGGTACGTGCGCAGAAAGCTCGCCTGGATTGATGCAGTTTCGCAATGTACGGCACGCCCTGGTCACTGG from the Candidatus Hydrogenedentota bacterium genome contains:
- a CDS encoding glycoside hydrolase family 28 protein; this encodes MNTYFNKFARIMARNLFVFGVVCMVSVADSESPRHYSVRDFGAVGDGIHMDTAAIQKAVDAAENGGVVEFPAGTYLSGTILLKSGVTLHLDFGATLLGSTDLADFPVLDCPYRSYTDKYTQRALLWGYGLHDIVLTGHGTISGQGATFEGKPYLERPFIIRFVQCSNVRVEDLSLRDAPMWMQHYLACDGVYVRGIQVWNHCNKNNDMIDIDGCRDVRISDCISDTDDDGLTLKSTSDRACENVVIANCILASHCNALKMGTESNGGFKNIAISNCAIRQSADDQPIAGRREGISGISLEIVDGGTLDQVVVSNVTIDGVLVPLFLRLGDRARPFKPDMPKPGVGRFRNVVLSNIVAKGASKLGCSITGLPEHPIENVTLDNIRIEYAGGGTLEDAGRAVDELPDKYPEAFMFGTLPAYGFYCRHVDGLTLRNAGVSVASEDRRPALVCDDVTRLHIEQFDGTCAESSPGLMQFRNVRHALVTGCSPSQHVPVLLNAQSACSSISLIGNDLSHVAKAVVADPGTPRRAVKSKGNMRDR